The following coding sequences lie in one Atribacterota bacterium genomic window:
- a CDS encoding DUF1844 domain-containing protein, with product MNEKENQKQEPGKIRDLGFYFLNLLSAKAWQYLGLMVHPENGKIQVDLEEARKAIDLYSVVLESIKKDLVKDELRELELHLSNLQLNFVEKMKELARG from the coding sequence GTGAATGAAAAGGAAAATCAAAAACAGGAACCGGGAAAAATACGGGATTTAGGTTTCTATTTTTTGAACCTTCTTTCGGCAAAAGCTTGGCAGTACCTGGGGTTGATGGTCCATCCTGAGAATGGAAAAATACAGGTTGATTTGGAAGAAGCTCGTAAGGCGATTGACCTCTATTCGGTGGTGCTCGAAAGCATTAAAAAGGATCTGGTGAAAGATGAACTGCGAGAGCTGGAGCTACATCTTTCCAACCTGCAACTGAATTTCGTGGAGAAGATGAAAGAACTGGCTCGGGGTTAA